A window from Mya arenaria isolate MELC-2E11 chromosome 9, ASM2691426v1 encodes these proteins:
- the LOC128203686 gene encoding uncharacterized protein LOC128203686 isoform X1 — MTTAIILLAFSLLIFRVDAKFNPIAFTVAQDSLKFTIAQVIPYSTTITIHNPATNITKGVFRCTKNGIYEFQVYAESHSNDRLFLEIYQNNSLAATLYGHTTADYATAGNAVILKLKVDDTVMIKSKGAYPVYLYNPGTNENTFTGVEMGSQYSSNDKRQLVAFSVVSNHHQNVAGGASVQYNTNLLDDDGSFNLSTGLFHVPSSGYYVFHFFSALNGSIARQNEELWQDLVHNGNYVCSIYAFTDYDWADAGNTVILHLMEGDTMTVRAHPTLQNNLYGSQDHIFTSFSGVQIISDSDIAMPGTQDTDPVVIFSVGLTSNATGISNGETIKFDKIFVDNKNTYSRVTGQFVAHVTGLYEFYYHCLSAKGTYLSIQLRHNGRTVINGAHAHNKGHRASSGNSAVMELSGGETMDVSGTPSSGYNYLIGGANETFCTFSGHLLYAYGPGAIIG, encoded by the exons ATGACAACTGCGATTATTTTGCTCGCTTTTTCACTACTAATATTCAGAG ttGATGCCAAATTCAACCCGATTGCTTTCACTGTTGCTCAGGACTCACTGAAATTTACTATTGCTCAGGTTATTCCATACTCAACG ACCATAACTATCCACAATCCAGCTACAAACATAACGAAAGGTGTGTTCAGATGTACGAAAAACGGTATCTACGAATTTCAAGTGTACGCCGAGAGCCACTCTAATGACCGTCTCTTTCTTGAAATATACCAAAACAATTCTCTAGCTGCAACTCTTTACGGTCACACAACAGCAGACTACGCGACTGCCGGAAATGCTGTTATCCTTAAGTTGAAAGTGGATGATACGGTCATGATCAAATCAAAAGGGGCATACCCAGTATATTTGTACAATCCTGGAAccaatgaaaatacatttaccGGAGTTGAAATGGGATCACAGTACTCAA GTAATGACAAAAGACAACTAGTTGCATTTTCCGTGGTTTCCAACCACCACCAGAATGTAGCGGGAGGGGCATCGGTGCAGTACAACACGAACCTGCTTGATGATGACGGATCATTTAATCTTTCTACTGGACTGTTCCATGTACCTAGCAGTGGCTACTATGTTTTCCATTTCTTCAG TGCGTTGAATGGCAGTATTGCGCGGCAAAATGAGGAACTGTGGCAGGACCTTGTGCATAATGGAAACTATGTCTGCTCTATCTACGCGTTTACCGACTATGACTGGGCTGACGCTGGGAACACGGTCATCTTGCATTTAATG GAAGGCGATACCATGACCGTCAGGGCACACCCTACATTACAAAACAACTTGTATGGGTCTCAGGATCATATATTCACCTCATTCTCGGGTGTTCAGATAATCAGCGACTCCGATATTGCGATGCCAGGTACTCAAG ATACAGACCCAGTGGTTATTTTCTCGGTTGGCTTGACGTCGAATGCGACAGGGATTTCTAATGGTGAAACAATAAAATTTGACAAGATATTTGTCGACAACAAGAATACATATAGCAGAGTTACTGGACAGTTTGTTGCCCACGTTACTGGTCTCTACGAGTTCTACTACCATTGTCTTTCTGCAAAAGGCACATACCTGTCTATTCAATTAAGGCATAATGGAAG AACGGTCATCAACGGTGCCCATGCTCACAACAAAGGCCATCGAGCGTCCTCGGGGAACTCCGCTGTAATGGAGTTAAGTGGTGGAGAAACGATGGATGTATCTGGGACACCCTCTTCTGGATATAATTACTTGATTGGTGGAGCCAATGAAACATTCTGTACTTTTTCTGGGCATTTGCTGTATGCTTACGGACCAGGTGCCATTATTGGTTAA
- the LOC128203686 gene encoding uncharacterized protein LOC128203686 isoform X4 — MTTAIILLAFSLLIFRVDAKFNPIAFTVAQDSLKFTIAQVIPYSTTITIHNPATNITKGVFRCTKNGIYEFQVYAESHSNDRLFLEIYQNNSLAATLYGHTTADYATAGNAVILKLKVDDTVMIKSKGAYPVYLYNPGTNENTFTGVEMGSQYSSNDKRQLVAFSVVSNHHQNVAGGASVQYNTNLLDDDGSFNLSTGLFHVPSSGYYVFHFFSIARQNEELWQDLVHNGNYVCSIYAFTDYDWADAGNTVILHLMEGDTMTVRAHPTLQNNLYGSQDHIFTSFSGVQIISDSDIAMPDTDPVVIFSVGLTSNATGISNGETIKFDKIFVDNKNTYSRVTGQFVAHVTGLYEFYYHCLSAKGTYLSIQLRHNGRTVINGAHAHNKGHRASSGNSAVMELSGGETMDVSGTPSSGYNYLIGGANETFCTFSGHLLYAYGPGAIIG, encoded by the exons ATGACAACTGCGATTATTTTGCTCGCTTTTTCACTACTAATATTCAGAG ttGATGCCAAATTCAACCCGATTGCTTTCACTGTTGCTCAGGACTCACTGAAATTTACTATTGCTCAGGTTATTCCATACTCAACG ACCATAACTATCCACAATCCAGCTACAAACATAACGAAAGGTGTGTTCAGATGTACGAAAAACGGTATCTACGAATTTCAAGTGTACGCCGAGAGCCACTCTAATGACCGTCTCTTTCTTGAAATATACCAAAACAATTCTCTAGCTGCAACTCTTTACGGTCACACAACAGCAGACTACGCGACTGCCGGAAATGCTGTTATCCTTAAGTTGAAAGTGGATGATACGGTCATGATCAAATCAAAAGGGGCATACCCAGTATATTTGTACAATCCTGGAAccaatgaaaatacatttaccGGAGTTGAAATGGGATCACAGTACTCAA GTAATGACAAAAGACAACTAGTTGCATTTTCCGTGGTTTCCAACCACCACCAGAATGTAGCGGGAGGGGCATCGGTGCAGTACAACACGAACCTGCTTGATGATGACGGATCATTTAATCTTTCTACTGGACTGTTCCATGTACCTAGCAGTGGCTACTATGTTTTCCATTTCTTCAG TATTGCGCGGCAAAATGAGGAACTGTGGCAGGACCTTGTGCATAATGGAAACTATGTCTGCTCTATCTACGCGTTTACCGACTATGACTGGGCTGACGCTGGGAACACGGTCATCTTGCATTTAATG GAAGGCGATACCATGACCGTCAGGGCACACCCTACATTACAAAACAACTTGTATGGGTCTCAGGATCATATATTCACCTCATTCTCGGGTGTTCAGATAATCAGCGACTCCGATATTGCGATGCCAG ATACAGACCCAGTGGTTATTTTCTCGGTTGGCTTGACGTCGAATGCGACAGGGATTTCTAATGGTGAAACAATAAAATTTGACAAGATATTTGTCGACAACAAGAATACATATAGCAGAGTTACTGGACAGTTTGTTGCCCACGTTACTGGTCTCTACGAGTTCTACTACCATTGTCTTTCTGCAAAAGGCACATACCTGTCTATTCAATTAAGGCATAATGGAAG AACGGTCATCAACGGTGCCCATGCTCACAACAAAGGCCATCGAGCGTCCTCGGGGAACTCCGCTGTAATGGAGTTAAGTGGTGGAGAAACGATGGATGTATCTGGGACACCCTCTTCTGGATATAATTACTTGATTGGTGGAGCCAATGAAACATTCTGTACTTTTTCTGGGCATTTGCTGTATGCTTACGGACCAGGTGCCATTATTGGTTAA
- the LOC128203686 gene encoding uncharacterized protein LOC128203686 isoform X3 has protein sequence MTTAIILLAFSLLIFRVDAKFNPIAFTVAQDSLKFTIAQVIPYSTTITIHNPATNITKGVFRCTKNGIYEFQVYAESHSNDRLFLEIYQNNSLAATLYGHTTADYATAGNAVILKLKVDDTVMIKSKGAYPVYLYNPGTNENTFTGVEMGSQYSSNDKRQLVAFSVVSNHHQNVAGGASVQYNTNLLDDDGSFNLSTGLFHVPSSGYYVFHFFSIARQNEELWQDLVHNGNYVCSIYAFTDYDWADAGNTVILHLMEGDTMTVRAHPTLQNNLYGSQDHIFTSFSGVQIISDSDIAMPGTQDTDPVVIFSVGLTSNATGISNGETIKFDKIFVDNKNTYSRVTGQFVAHVTGLYEFYYHCLSAKGTYLSIQLRHNGRTVINGAHAHNKGHRASSGNSAVMELSGGETMDVSGTPSSGYNYLIGGANETFCTFSGHLLYAYGPGAIIG, from the exons ATGACAACTGCGATTATTTTGCTCGCTTTTTCACTACTAATATTCAGAG ttGATGCCAAATTCAACCCGATTGCTTTCACTGTTGCTCAGGACTCACTGAAATTTACTATTGCTCAGGTTATTCCATACTCAACG ACCATAACTATCCACAATCCAGCTACAAACATAACGAAAGGTGTGTTCAGATGTACGAAAAACGGTATCTACGAATTTCAAGTGTACGCCGAGAGCCACTCTAATGACCGTCTCTTTCTTGAAATATACCAAAACAATTCTCTAGCTGCAACTCTTTACGGTCACACAACAGCAGACTACGCGACTGCCGGAAATGCTGTTATCCTTAAGTTGAAAGTGGATGATACGGTCATGATCAAATCAAAAGGGGCATACCCAGTATATTTGTACAATCCTGGAAccaatgaaaatacatttaccGGAGTTGAAATGGGATCACAGTACTCAA GTAATGACAAAAGACAACTAGTTGCATTTTCCGTGGTTTCCAACCACCACCAGAATGTAGCGGGAGGGGCATCGGTGCAGTACAACACGAACCTGCTTGATGATGACGGATCATTTAATCTTTCTACTGGACTGTTCCATGTACCTAGCAGTGGCTACTATGTTTTCCATTTCTTCAG TATTGCGCGGCAAAATGAGGAACTGTGGCAGGACCTTGTGCATAATGGAAACTATGTCTGCTCTATCTACGCGTTTACCGACTATGACTGGGCTGACGCTGGGAACACGGTCATCTTGCATTTAATG GAAGGCGATACCATGACCGTCAGGGCACACCCTACATTACAAAACAACTTGTATGGGTCTCAGGATCATATATTCACCTCATTCTCGGGTGTTCAGATAATCAGCGACTCCGATATTGCGATGCCAGGTACTCAAG ATACAGACCCAGTGGTTATTTTCTCGGTTGGCTTGACGTCGAATGCGACAGGGATTTCTAATGGTGAAACAATAAAATTTGACAAGATATTTGTCGACAACAAGAATACATATAGCAGAGTTACTGGACAGTTTGTTGCCCACGTTACTGGTCTCTACGAGTTCTACTACCATTGTCTTTCTGCAAAAGGCACATACCTGTCTATTCAATTAAGGCATAATGGAAG AACGGTCATCAACGGTGCCCATGCTCACAACAAAGGCCATCGAGCGTCCTCGGGGAACTCCGCTGTAATGGAGTTAAGTGGTGGAGAAACGATGGATGTATCTGGGACACCCTCTTCTGGATATAATTACTTGATTGGTGGAGCCAATGAAACATTCTGTACTTTTTCTGGGCATTTGCTGTATGCTTACGGACCAGGTGCCATTATTGGTTAA
- the LOC128203254 gene encoding uncharacterized protein LOC128203254 has product MCLKQIGLLTVCGVVSVMLSITRVNGTSTVRDIKSTVESLFNKVTSEQVKQDSPFIPPLFWEKKRGTWESDVRFYFHGHEELFLMREAFRVYDDNMFATAWITSCLLESFRYGNAPKPLEDAVTAGVLAIEEYHDKNVNYSNSLMTFWPQKYNATYKAWSSYPYNLHHFFDLAASTNFSAFEQLLDRIGLQDIAEIMERLLRTEHGYLHAFQIPPDFDDTFVNLGLGSLLAEMKDEFPAAHAQWQSQNTNVTSVFDALKKYAYRPMSSDYNVNAIDCRTYFYLRYFLQKVPKDEDVMLVPTWIQNADEVKIWSSRGVDMPFNTNNVDVTVAANAVFGITTSILNGVIDSTVLDDTDIKQIYWNTSNLIASMIQTNFSSRHDLALLYYPSAIEFYWFVARTYGEITRKEKHGPLPHPILNDVKERLSEVLHDHMTTDLLNKAKNDSQGHLYYDDFVGDGDIDANNNTLVRGQDRLFTTGMAINALLSTWTVFDEQTKKLIWEKGTPTEVKDTVSKAAAFLQAYEFGLTYQPWNAFFSGSVKGHTTGVRYPMNRRTLIPGDKPQGYMTAVQGVIYEQEYQELIKKGVSGEPVPIDFHGYNDYPDYWPFWSSEPYTYVTNMLALAKYSNTYEE; this is encoded by the exons atgtgtttaaaacaaATCGGGTTGTTGACCGTTTGCGGTGTGGTCAGTGTTATGCTATCGATAACACGTGTAAATGGAACATCAACCGTGCGTGATATTAAATCAACAGTGGAATCTTTATTTAACAAGGTGACATCAGAACAAGTGAAACAAGACTCACCCTTTATACCGCCATTATTTTGGGAGAAGAAGCGGGGAACGTGGGAAAGTGACGTCAGATTCTACTTTCATGGGCATGAAGAGCTCTTCCTGATGCGCGAGGCATTCCGTGTCTATGACGACAACATGTTTGCAACAGCATGGATTACGTCATGTCTACTTGAGTCATTTCGCTATGGAAACGCACCAAAACCATTGGAAGATGCTGTTACAGCAGGGGTTCTTGCTATTGAAGAGTACCATGACAAGAATGTCAACTATTCGAACTCCTTAATGACTTTCTGGCCTCAGAAGTATAATGCTACATACAAAGCGTGGTCAAGTTATCCTTATAACTTGCATCACTTCTTTGATTTAGCGGCATCTACTAACTTTTCGGCCTTTGAACAGCTTTTAGATAGAATCGGATTGCAGGACATTGCTGAAATAATGGAGCGCCTCCTTAGAACAGA GCATGGTTACCTCCATGCTTTTCAGATTCCTCCAGACTTTGATGACACCTTTGTCAACCTCGGTCTAGGTTCTTTACTAGCGGAAATGAAGGATGAATTTCCGGCAGCGCATGCGCAGTGGCAGTCTCAAAATACCAACGTGACGTCAGTGTTTGATGCATTGAAGAAATACGCTTACCGCCCAATGTCTTCAGACTACAACGTTAATGCAATAGACTGTAGAACGTACTTCTACCTTAGATATTTTCTACAGAAAGTTCCTAAAGATGAAGATGTCATGCTTGTTCCAACGTGG ATACAAAACGCCGATGAAGTGAAAATCTGGTCGAGCCGTGGTGTTGATATGCCTTTCAACACCAATAATGTTGACGTCACTGTTGCTGCAAACGCTGTGTTTGGAATAACGACGTCTATTTTGAACGGCGTCATTGATTCAACAGTGTTAGATGACACTGATATAAAG CAAATATACTGGAATACTTCAAACCTGATCGCTTCAATGATTCAAACCAACTTCAGCTCTAGACACGACTTGGCCCTTCTTTATTATCCCTCCGCCATTGAGTTTTACTGGTTTGTTGCCCGTACATATGGGGAAATCACAAGGAAAGAAAAACACGGACCACTACCCCATCCG ATTTTGAATGATGTCAAAGAACGTCTAAGCGAGGTGCTACACGATCACATGACAACAGACCTTCTCAATAAAGCGAAGAACGATAGTCAAGGTCACTTATATTACGACGATTTTGTTGGCGACGGAGACATTGATGCCAACAACAACACTTTG GTTCGTGGACAAGATCGATTGTTTACAACTGGGATGGCAATTAACGCATTACTGAGCACATGGACGGTATTTGATGAACAGACTAAGAAACTTATATGGGAGAAAG GCACACCCACAGAAGTAAAGGACACAGTGTCAAAGGCCGCTGCATTCCTTCAGGCTTACGAATTTGGTCTCACCTACCAGCCTTGGAACGCCTTCTTCTCGGGCTCAGTCAAAGGACACACG ACTGGTGTCAGATACCCGATGAACCGGAGGACGCTCATACCAGGCGATAAACCCCAGGGATACATGACTGCGGTGCAGGGTGTGATTTATGAGCAAGAATATCAAGAGCTTATCAAAAAAGGCGTATCTGGAGAGCCAGTGCCAATTGATTTTCATGGCTACAACGATTATCCTGACTATTGGCCATTCTGGAGTTCCGAGCCGTATACATATGTAACAAATATGCTTGCTCTTGCAAAGTATTCAAATACATATGAGGAGTAG
- the LOC128203686 gene encoding uncharacterized protein LOC128203686 isoform X2, with protein sequence MTTAIILLAFSLLIFRVDAKFNPIAFTVAQDSLKFTIAQVIPYSTTITIHNPATNITKGVFRCTKNGIYEFQVYAESHSNDRLFLEIYQNNSLAATLYGHTTADYATAGNAVILKLKVDDTVMIKSKGAYPVYLYNPGTNENTFTGVEMGSQYSSNDKRQLVAFSVVSNHHQNVAGGASVQYNTNLLDDDGSFNLSTGLFHVPSSGYYVFHFFSALNGSIARQNEELWQDLVHNGNYVCSIYAFTDYDWADAGNTVILHLMEGDTMTVRAHPTLQNNLYGSQDHIFTSFSGVQIISDSDIAMPDTDPVVIFSVGLTSNATGISNGETIKFDKIFVDNKNTYSRVTGQFVAHVTGLYEFYYHCLSAKGTYLSIQLRHNGRTVINGAHAHNKGHRASSGNSAVMELSGGETMDVSGTPSSGYNYLIGGANETFCTFSGHLLYAYGPGAIIG encoded by the exons ATGACAACTGCGATTATTTTGCTCGCTTTTTCACTACTAATATTCAGAG ttGATGCCAAATTCAACCCGATTGCTTTCACTGTTGCTCAGGACTCACTGAAATTTACTATTGCTCAGGTTATTCCATACTCAACG ACCATAACTATCCACAATCCAGCTACAAACATAACGAAAGGTGTGTTCAGATGTACGAAAAACGGTATCTACGAATTTCAAGTGTACGCCGAGAGCCACTCTAATGACCGTCTCTTTCTTGAAATATACCAAAACAATTCTCTAGCTGCAACTCTTTACGGTCACACAACAGCAGACTACGCGACTGCCGGAAATGCTGTTATCCTTAAGTTGAAAGTGGATGATACGGTCATGATCAAATCAAAAGGGGCATACCCAGTATATTTGTACAATCCTGGAAccaatgaaaatacatttaccGGAGTTGAAATGGGATCACAGTACTCAA GTAATGACAAAAGACAACTAGTTGCATTTTCCGTGGTTTCCAACCACCACCAGAATGTAGCGGGAGGGGCATCGGTGCAGTACAACACGAACCTGCTTGATGATGACGGATCATTTAATCTTTCTACTGGACTGTTCCATGTACCTAGCAGTGGCTACTATGTTTTCCATTTCTTCAG TGCGTTGAATGGCAGTATTGCGCGGCAAAATGAGGAACTGTGGCAGGACCTTGTGCATAATGGAAACTATGTCTGCTCTATCTACGCGTTTACCGACTATGACTGGGCTGACGCTGGGAACACGGTCATCTTGCATTTAATG GAAGGCGATACCATGACCGTCAGGGCACACCCTACATTACAAAACAACTTGTATGGGTCTCAGGATCATATATTCACCTCATTCTCGGGTGTTCAGATAATCAGCGACTCCGATATTGCGATGCCAG ATACAGACCCAGTGGTTATTTTCTCGGTTGGCTTGACGTCGAATGCGACAGGGATTTCTAATGGTGAAACAATAAAATTTGACAAGATATTTGTCGACAACAAGAATACATATAGCAGAGTTACTGGACAGTTTGTTGCCCACGTTACTGGTCTCTACGAGTTCTACTACCATTGTCTTTCTGCAAAAGGCACATACCTGTCTATTCAATTAAGGCATAATGGAAG AACGGTCATCAACGGTGCCCATGCTCACAACAAAGGCCATCGAGCGTCCTCGGGGAACTCCGCTGTAATGGAGTTAAGTGGTGGAGAAACGATGGATGTATCTGGGACACCCTCTTCTGGATATAATTACTTGATTGGTGGAGCCAATGAAACATTCTGTACTTTTTCTGGGCATTTGCTGTATGCTTACGGACCAGGTGCCATTATTGGTTAA